TAGCTCCGAGGAGTTAATTCCGTTCTAGCAGGCCAACCTGGGGCTTTACCTAGTTAGCTAAGAGTGCCAGCAGAGTTTTCTTCTATTACTACATACTGGGAATAATTGAATTGGTTAGATTTAGATTAAagattcacttttttcttctttatccaggGGGTCTTGGCCAACTTGGAGTGGGGCTTGCTAGCTTTTTGAGGTAAGAGCTCGCAAAGTTTCAATTTAAATTCTGAGCTTTTCAGGGCTTGTCTTTGGCCCCATGTAACCATTGaatcttttctctcccctcttgcttctctcccctcttgcTTACGTTAAGATATCGTATGTAAATGACCATTTGGAATGCATTTCATTGTGCCTCTTCGTATCACAGACATTGTTTCAGGTCCTCGACTCGGCATCCCCCAAGCTGGTCCCTCGCCCTCTGCCTTTCCTAGGTTAGGCAAAGTAAGACCTGCCTCCCAGTAAATCACTTGGTTTTCAGGTGTTTGGGGGCAGAGGGAAGTATTGTATGTGTAGAAACTAAAAAGGAACAGTGTGGGATTTGGAGAGTGGGATAAAAGGATAAGAGGAGAGAAGAACAGGGAGGCAAAGGGAAAAACTCAGGGGCACTGGGAAGAAAGTGATGACAGATACCGGGATGATAACGGGCTGAGGTAGAAGCAGGAGGTGCAGCCCTGAGTGTGGCTGCAACTGCAGGGCTGTGAGTCGAGGACAAGAGGGAAGAAAGGTGTGAAGAGGAGGGATTTGGAGGCTGACGGGACATGACAGTTCCTGTTGGAAAGACTGTTTTCATAGGACCTGTTATGTCATCCGTGTACCAACTCGTGTGTTTGATTTCCCCTTTAGGAAACGATTTGGGAAGGACAACGTGATTCTGTCTGACATTCGGAAGCCCCCTGAGCACGTCTTCCTTAGTGGTAAGAGGCTCACAGAGCAGGTAGAGAGGCAGCTCCCAGAATCGGTGCCACCGCTCATAACCAGGCTTGTGAATTAAAGAGGAGTATTTGAGGCACACCTGTGccacttaaaaatgtttcatgGTTTTGTCCTCATTAGTTCTGTAAAAAGCCTACGGTACAGCTACTGCTTATTCAAGGGATCCAAGGACAGGAGAGTTCTTCAGACCTTGACACGAAGTTGTGGAATAGTATCTTTGGATATTATTTGGAGCAGTATCTGTGGAATAAAACTGATTCCTATCTTTCAGAGTTTTTAGTGAACTTAGCTCagagagaaagcaaacaaaaatcaagttctgaaatgaggaaaaggaactttaaattttggagaaattAATCCTCATATTTCAACGTGAACTTGTTCTTAAACTACTGTGCACACACAGATCCCAGACTCCTCTAGTCAGGTTGTCTACACCTCAAAGATGTTTTTATAATTCCAGTCCTTCCTGGTTCTGTGTCAGCCTTTTGCTGTTTACCATGGGGAAGAGCGGTAATTTGCTGAAAGTGGGGGAAATTGGCACAAAAAATCGGCTCTGCCTCTAGCCTAACCAGGTGTGGCGAACTCTTAATTTATATATAGTTCTTTTATACcatggtgggttttttgtttttgtaaatccatttctctattcctttaaaatatgcaactttttttgtttttttgtttttttgctgcaccacgcggcatgcggatcttccccaaccagggattgaacccgtgccccctgcactggaagcgcagtcttaaccactggaccaccagggaagtcctgaactatgcaactttttttttttttttttaaagggaacgctatttatttatttattttgggctgtgtcgggtctttgtttctgtgcgaagcctttctctagttgtggcgagcgggggccactcttcatcgcagtgcgcaggcctctcactgtcgcggcctctcgttggggagcacaggctccagacgcacaggctcagtagttgtggcgagcgggcctagttgctccgcggcatgtgggatcttcccagaccagggctcgaacccgtgtcccctgcattggcaggcagattctcaaccactgcgccaccagggaagccctatgcaacTTTTAAGCAGGGTGAAATCTCTGTGTGCCTATAGGTTTGGCAACTCAAGCCAGTTGCCTGGTCATTACTCCAGTTCttaattttgttctgtttgaTACTGGCAAGCTACTTAatctctttatgcctcagtttcctcatcaacaaAATATCCGCCTCGAAGGCTGTGAGAGTTAAATACACAGAAAGCCCTTAGAACAGCACCCAGCAGGTGTATGTCCTGTATAAGCATTAGCTGCCGTTAGCCGTGGGGTGGctgggatttgtttttctccGTAAGGAAAATGCTGGGGAGTGTCCAAGTTGTTGTTATCAAGTCGGTACCAGTGGAATTCAAAGTCagcgggggaggggaaaagaTCTGTTGAGCTTTTCAAGCCCGGAACTCTTTTACTTCCTGGTTTCACTGCTCCTTGCAGGCCCGTTTATTTATTCCGACATCCTGGATTACAAGAATCTGCGGGAGATCGTGGTGAACAACCGTGTCACCTGGCTGTTTCATTACAGCGCTCTGCTCAGTGCAGTGGGAGAAGCAAACGTGTCCCTGGCCAGAGCTGTGAACATCACTGGTGAGTCTCTGGATCTTGCCCCAGATGACCCGTCTGCCAGATTTCCCAGTTCTTTGGGAAGAGGTTTCCCAGTTTACGACATCTGCTTGTTTCAGGACTGCACAATGTCCTGGACGTTGCCGAGGAGCACGGTCTGCGATTGTTTGTGCCAAGCACCATCGGGGCGTTTGGACCTACTTCTCCCCGGAACCCAACCCCCGATCTCTGTATCCAGAGACCCAGGACTATCTACGGGGTGTCCAAGGTCCACGCGGAGCTCATGGGCGAGGTAAGCATCACTTGGCAAGATGACTCAGcgtttccttttctatttctgcctcaAACACCTGCTGGTTCATCCTTGGAGGGGACTCTCTCCATCCCTTAATCTCTGCCCCCAGAAATGCTCGGGGACTGAGTGTGTTTGCCAAGTGGTCAGTACCGACAGCTCCAGAGGAATCCTCAGTCCTATGCAAACACAACACTTCGTACACGCCCCTCGAATGGCACCCCATCTTTGGTTTGCTGCCCATCTTATTTGTACTGCACTGTTCTTTCAGGTTCCCAATATTGGTAGTTATCagaggtaattttaaaataacctcagacatctttttggttttatttattaatacGCTTTGTCTTTATAACTCTATAGCACATTTTAGCCGGTTTCTGATCCTTCATCTAATATATCACAGTCACCATCTTTCCCCGTACTCTTCCCCGCACTGCACCGCAGGACAGGCTTGTGGAGATTTGTTCAGGACTGTGTGCAGGGTCTCCCTTCCAAAGAAAGGCTGGAAATCCTTACTCTCGGCTGATCTGTTATTTACAGTGTTATCTAGTGACGTTATCAGCAGAACGACGATTCTTTGAAGGTGAAAACTTCAGggttatttcttaaagaaaaatgagtGACTGTTAGCAATTCTAGAGCCTTCATTTCCTTGaggaggatttatttttatttatttttttttttccacttaaaaaatatttatttggctgcgcggGACCTTCGTtgcaacatgcgggatctttttttttttggttgcagcatgtgggatctagttccctgaccagggattgaacctgtgccccctgcattgggagcacagagtcttagccactggaccaccagggaagttctacgAGGATTTTAATATGACTGTATGGGATGAAGTTTCAGGAGAAGGCTGTTATTTCTTTGCATTGCTCTACCTGATTTAAaagattctttttaaagtaagttttctcttttttgtagtATTATTATTACCGGTATGGGTTAGATTTCCGATGCCTGAGATATCCTGGAATCATTTCTGCTGACTCCCAACCTGGAGGAGGAACGACTGGTAAGTGTTATTTTCGATTTCTTTTTTTACGTAAGATAAGCTTTCTAATGGCCAGGCAAAGTGGAGATGGATCTGTTGTCTTTTTAGTCGTATGCTGACCGGAGTTTTTGCATCCTTTCTGGGAAGTGCATCTGAGAAGCTCATTGAACCCTACTGACTTAAACTCATGACGATGGCTGTAAGTCCAGTGGGATTGGCCACCCACAGTGCCGGAGTCAAACTGACATTCGAGTTTGTTACCCACGATGTAGGAAGACACCAAATGAGAAATCACCTCTTGGGAATTCCccgacggtccagtggttacggcTCGGCGCTTTcgctgctgtgggcctgggttcaatccctggtcggggaactaagatcccacaagccgcatggtgcgGCCAGAAAAGAAAAGCCTCTTTCTTTGAATATACCTTTGTTTCTTCATACAGAGAGTTCTATTAAAATGGACTCTGCATCTTCAGAAAGAACATAAGCATTGCTCCCGCCGCTCTTGTCATCGTGCTTCTTGCTGATTATCCAGATTGTCTTAGCTTTTATTTCAGAAAAGCTTGCCCCAAAATGAGAGTGGGTTACTGCTCATCTCTAGTGCCATCCGTTACTTGTCTGTTTAGGAGCCTGTATTAGTCATTGGTGAGTGGAGCACCAGGCCTgcttaacttcatttttttcttttttcttttaccgaGGAATAGtgaatttacaatattgtatacgtttcaggtgtacaacatagtgattcacggTTTTTAAAGGttctattccatttatagttataagaTATTGGCTAGATTCCCTTgtctgtacaatgtatccttgtagcttatttggtttctgcatagtagtttgtacctcttaatctgctgcccctatcttgcccctccccacttccctctccctactggtaaccactagtctgttctctatgtctgggagtctgtttcttttctgttgtattcactagtctgtttattttttagatcccacatataagtgatatcatttatttgtttttctctgacttaattcactaagCAAAATAccttccaagttcatccatgttgttgcatatggcaaaatttcattcttttttatgagtgagtagtatttcattgtgtgtgtgtgtgtgtgtgtgtgtatacacatatatatatgtgtgtgtcacatcttctttatccattcatctgtcgatggacacttaggttgcttccatgtctcggctattgtaaatggtgccgCAAGGGACGTTGGgctgcgtgtatcttttcgaattggtgttttcgttttcttcgaATATGTACCcaggtcatatggtggttctatttttagttttttgaggaccctccctACTGTTTCCACACTGTTGTTGTTATCATTTTGGACTTGAGCATGTGTTATATTCAGTAACTCCCACATTAGAGATCCCTCCCGTATGAGGGCTTCTGAGATACAACGTAAAAGATACTTGACAAAATCCAAGGGGTTttttactgtagatttgtagtattgtctgaagtccgAGAGGGTCGTGCCTCCAGCTTCGTTCTTTTTCCTCGGGATCGCTTTGGCAATTCTGAGTCTCTTGTGGCTCCATATAACTTTTaggattatttcttctagttctgtgaaaagtgtcatgggtaatttgatagggatcgcagtaaatctgtagagtgctttaggtagtatgtccattttaacaatactaattcttccagtccaagagcatggaatatcttcccatttctctGAATATCTTCAATTAAAATTTGAGGGATTTTAAAAGAGGTTttggttactttaaaaaaatgtttacattaatGTGATGAATCTCCAAGTATGCACTAGGAACCCCTGGGAATCCTTGAGACCCTTTCACGGGGTCCAGGAGGTCAAAACAATTTTCCTATCAGtactaagatgttatttgccCTCTTCGCTCTCCTTTACAAGTACACCGTGGAGTTTTTCAGAGGCTACGTGATGTGTGTAGCGCAGTGGACTGAACACAGAAGCAGAGATTCCCGCTGTCGCCCATTAAGACAGTAGAGaggttttcaaaatgtaaaacacGCTGTTCTTCTCACTAAATTTTCTCTTGTTTGGAAAATACGttctttttcacataaaatatgatacatgtgaatgtgtgggtttattattgtcattttaaaatgcagaaatatttttcttaattctcaGTTGATTTGTGATACAGTAGATGATGCTACAGCCCACCTTAATAAAACCTCTTTGGGGATCCTCAGTGATGTTTAAGCACATAAAGGGGTCCTGAGACTAAGAcatctgagaaccactgccttaatGCAAGAGGTTCACTCACCATTTTGTTATGAGAAGACCCACAGACCAGATTCTCTTTCAGACTACGCAGTCCAGATTTTCCATGACGCCGTCAAGAATGGCAGATTTGAGTGCAACCTGAAACCCAGCACGAGACTCCCGATGATGTACATTGATGACTGCCTCCGGGCCACCCTGGAGGTCATGGAGGCCCCAGCAGAGTCCCTCTCCATGAGGACTTACAATGTCAATGCCATGAGCTTCACCCCCGCGGAGCTGGCCCAGGAGATTCTCAAGCACGTTCCAGAATTCCAGATCACCTACAACGTGGATCCTGTCCGACAGGCCATAGGTTGGTACACCATTGCAGAACCCCTCAAAGCCAAAATTAAGCTTCAGTCCGCCCCACAAGTCCTTGAGAACATAAACGGAGGAAGATAAGGAGAGCTCAGCACCTTCCCAAGGGGCCCGACACCTTCCGGAGAAGGAGCTGCTGTTGCACCAGAGCCAGCAGATACTGCGGTTTTGGGAAATGATGTCTAAAGTGGGTGAACTAGAACCGTCCAAATAAACAGCTTGTTCTCACTTCACCATTTGCCAGTTTAAACGTAAAACAAGCAGGTGTAGTATGAGAGCAGCCCTGGGTTCTCAAAGGCTGTGACTGTGCCCCTGTGTGAGTGCCATCTGAGCACAGCAGCCCCACCTTACAGGTCTGCATGAGACTTTCCTCCGAGGTGACAGACTTCTAATCTAAGAAGGTGACTGTGTGTGTGCCCGTGATAGCTGCTCTGCTCTGCTCAAGGGGGGATTTCAAATAGGACGTTTCTTTTGTGGATGATaatcctttatttaaaatgttctagaCCTTTTTGCAAATCTAGAGCCTGAATAACTTAAGCTCCTCTTCCATATCTTGTCCTAGCCGATAGTTGGCCAATGAACTTTGATGATAGCAACGCCCGGAAGGACTGGGGGTGGAAGCACGATTTTGACCTCCCGGAGCTGGTGACGACGATGTTGAACTTCCACGGTTCCGAGAGCAGAGTTGCCCAGGCTAACTGAAGGGGCCGGAGGAAGAGCTCGTGAGTCCTGGGCTGCTGTCCAGGGAAAGTCAAAATAACCCCGAGATTCCAGACCCTGAGGAATCTAGATGATGTGGAGTTGAAGGACTAACTGGACTGTTTTCGCAGCTCATATGGAACTGCCAGATGTAGAATTGACTTGGCTTTAGTGTTTTCTCAATGCTGTAGGTTTGGTGGCAGGACCTCTGGAGCCTTTGCTGTCTGCCTAAACTTGTCCAAACACACAAATCACAGAACGAAGACTTAAGTCATAATAGTTTTCCATTTCCTTAGTTAAGATGAAGGAACCATTTCCGAGAAGGTACAAGTATGTGATGTTTGTattaaattaaacttaaatatcGCTCTCAAGACTCCATTATTCTCTTGATTAAGACCGaagattacattttaaagacTATCAAAGATAATCTCccaatttaaaagaattctttaCAATCCCATCAGAACATAAAGAATGCCTGATGTATTAATCCCATGTTCACACGTTCAAGAGATTGATTGattgttgattgattgatttttggctgtgttgggtcttcgtcgccacgtgcgggctttctctagttgcggcgagcaggggctactcttcgttgcggtgcacagccttctccttgcggtggcttctcttgttgcacagcacaggctctaggtgcacgggctcagtagttgtggctcgcgggctctagagcgcaggctcagtagttgtggcacacgggcttagttgctccgcggcgtgtgggatcttccggaccagggctcaaacccgtgtcccctgcactggcaggcggattcttaaccattgcaccaccagggaagtccctgttcaagAGATTTTTAATGTGTCAATAATGATCACTTCCAATTTATTTGTCTGTAAGAAGATAAACTGGTAGGAAACTAAGAATATCAAGAGATGATctaggggatttccctggcggtccagtggttaggactccacgctcccaatgcagggggcgcgggttcaatccctggtcaggaaactaagatcccatatgccacacagcgtggccaaaaataaataaataaaatttttaaaaaagtaaagaaagaaaagagatgatcTAACTAGTAAAGGGGAGCACCTCTTACTTTAATTGCCTTCCTGTTGGTGAGCTGAGGGGTGGTGACCGGGACTGTGATCCCTTACCTGCCATATCAGCCTCTGGAGGAGGTTGTCTAAATATACAGGTTTCTGGGCTGTACCCCTTCAGGTGGATTCAATTGATAGAGATGGGAATCTCGAAGGACCACTGGTTATTCTCTTCCAGCTTCAGCCCCCTAATTTAGACCAATCCCAAACACAATTTTCTAGAGAGCTTCCTTACTACAGCCTTTCTATACACTCTTAGGTGAGCCTTCAGAAAAGCTACGCTAACCCTCTGAAGCAGTTACTGTCTAAATATATAGACTTACTTTCTCCAGCTACCTCAGGATGTGCTGCCCCTGAAATCACTGGAAAGTGAAACTCCAGTCAGTTGATCATGGCTCTCATGGACACAGCTGTCAAGGATTAAAAGGCATTTCTACTATCTGCTTAATGACAGTGTTATGTATTTGGAACTTGTAACTGCTCGGTAGAAGCGTGAATTGTTCTCTTTTGAGGCGTAATTGGATTTGAACTTCTAGATAATTATTTAATAGTTATGTTGATACAGTTTCCTTCCCTACTTAGCATAATTAAGCTTACATTTGTACGTTTGATTTGCTAAAACCAAACAGCTAGTGTTaaggtcttatttttctttttacaactttattgagatatgtttcacataccataaaattcactcatttaaagatTGCAATTTGGTGATTTTGCAGTATATTCAGAATCGTGGAACCGTCACTATAATCTAATCTTAGGCCATTTCAGCATCTCACAAAAAATCCTTCCCCAGCCTACGCCactactaatttactttctgtgtctatggatttgcctgttctggagatgtcacataagtggaatcatacaatatgtggtcttttgtgagtggcttctttaatttagcataatgttttcaaggttcatctatgttgtagcatgtgtcaatgCTTTATTTCATGGCTAAACAGTGTTCCGTTGTGTGAATGTATGACATTGTTTTGTCAGTTCATCAGCTGAGGAATGTTTAGGTTATTTgcactttttttagtttttaggaaTAAATGCTGTTATGAATACTTGAGTAGATAATTTGGTTTTGAAGCTCATTAGAAACAATATTTCTAATCGTTCAGTTTGAAAAACAGTTGTTCTCTTAATTTATTCTCAATTATCTTAAACGAACAGAAATTAATTCCTTCCTTCCATGTGAAGGGAAGAAGCAACTGAATTGAATGACCCTTTGTCCCTTAGACCCTAGTCTTGCAGAGTTTCCACCAGGTTCCTCGCATGACCTTGTAATTGGGGCCTTCTGGAGGGATTTGTTCTAGAATGGCTTCCTTTAATCCTTCTAAATCTATAAATGCACCTCCGGAAGAACCTCAAAGAAgcataaaagaacaaatgaatccTTCAAATTACATTGGTGATTCTTAGTCACTGACAGCTTTGCGCTTTAGGATTAAAATTAGAGTTGCCCTTTCTATCCAGATACTCAATATCAGGTGCATATCTTGGGATCCCAGGAGATGACTCAA
The Phocoena sinus isolate mPhoSin1 chromosome 6, mPhoSin1.pri, whole genome shotgun sequence DNA segment above includes these coding regions:
- the LOC116755562 gene encoding L-threonine 3-dehydrogenase, mitochondrial translates to MPVVWMLRRVASRMLQRPACGCQAPVLPGRFLGTSPQQIPADANFHSTSFSEADQPRVLITGGLGQLGVGLASFLRKRFGKDNVILSDIRKPPEHVFLSGPFIYSDILDYKNLREIVVNNRVTWLFHYSALLSAVGEANVSLARAVNITGLHNVLDVAEEHGLRLFVPSTIGAFGPTSPRNPTPDLCIQRPRTIYGVSKVHAELMGEYYYYRYGLDFRCLRYPGIISADSQPGGGTTDYAVQIFHDAVKNGRFECNLKPSTRLPMMYIDDCLRATLEVMEAPAESLSMRTYNVNAMSFTPAELAQEILKHVPEFQITYNVDPVRQAIADSWPMNFDDSNARKDWGWKHDFDLPELVTTMLNFHGSESRVAQAN